A window of the Chloroflexota bacterium genome harbors these coding sequences:
- a CDS encoding GNAT family N-acetyltransferase codes for MAEWTIRNYRPDDLWALTQLINDADKVDHAGYATTAYTLAHQLAEPGINPTENLFLAEIEGRLVGYVRISLRPENSLDCMHVNGIVHPRWRRQGIGTALMQNAERRARTFKRDKPLFLDMNVRHQVAGAKELALSLGLQPVRYFFYMECHDLARLPEPVFPEGISMRTYIVDQDAEEFVAAYNDGFADHWGYFPVTLDHVRHWQNSLNFCAQNNLLAVDASGRIVGLCLVLFPQAEPDVPQKNPPMIDDLAVRPAYRRRGIGRALLLAGMHRIREEGYSAAALGVDADNPNQAMRLYESVGFVEVSRSTTYRKELV; via the coding sequence ATGGCTGAGTGGACGATTCGTAATTATCGCCCCGATGACCTATGGGCGCTGACCCAACTGATCAATGACGCCGATAAGGTAGACCATGCTGGCTATGCCACCACTGCCTATACACTGGCGCATCAGTTAGCAGAGCCAGGCATCAATCCAACTGAGAATCTCTTCCTGGCCGAGATAGAGGGACGACTCGTAGGCTACGTGAGAATCTCCCTTAGGCCAGAAAATTCCCTTGACTGCATGCACGTCAACGGCATTGTGCACCCACGATGGCGGCGGCAGGGTATCGGAACCGCCTTAATGCAAAACGCTGAAAGGCGCGCTAGAACCTTCAAACGGGATAAGCCACTGTTTCTGGACATGAACGTGCGTCATCAGGTGGCAGGAGCTAAGGAATTGGCGCTCTCCCTGGGGTTACAACCCGTGCGCTACTTCTTCTACATGGAATGCCATGATTTAGCGCGCCTCCCGGAGCCTGTTTTCCCAGAGGGCATCTCCATGCGCACCTATATCGTCGACCAGGACGCGGAAGAGTTTGTCGCCGCGTACAATGACGGCTTTGCCGACCACTGGGGATACTTCCCAGTTACCTTGGACCATGTCAGACATTGGCAGAATTCACTGAATTTCTGCGCACAAAACAATCTGCTGGCAGTGGATGCATCTGGAAGAATCGTGGGGCTCTGCCTCGTTCTTTTTCCTCAGGCAGAACCCGATGTTCCACAGAAGAATCCACCCATGATTGACGACCTAGCTGTGCGCCCTGCATACCGCAGGCGTGGCATTGGGCGCGCGCTTCTGCTGGCTGGTATGCACCGCATCCGCGAAGAGGGGTATAGCGCTGCTGCCCTTGGTGTGGATGCGGATAACCCCAACCAAGCCATGCGGCTTTATGAATCAGTCGGATTTGTCGAGGTATCGCGTAGCACTACTTATCGTAAGGAGTTAGTCTGA
- a CDS encoding DegT/DnrJ/EryC1/StrS family aminotransferase, whose translation MTETTAIQIPADDLKRQYQQIKDEIRAAIDAVLPTGKYTLGPFLEAFEREFAQYCGTKYCVGISNGTEALHLALAACGIGSGDEVITVANTYVATAFAISYVGATPVFVDIDPVSYNMDVSKVEQAITPRTKAVIPVHLYGQPVDMDPLLEIARKHKLWVIEDAAHSHGATYKGRKTGSLGDIGCFSFYPAKNLGCYGDGGGITLNDDELYDKIKVLRYMGQHVKHVHEVIGFQQRLDPIQAAILSVKLRHLDEWNRKRQQWAALYDELLADLPVVTPKVSDFGTHVYYMYTIRTPQRDQLMEYLAQQGIGTQIIYGTPVPMQPAYRFLGYKESDIPIAAQYAKEYLCLPMFPELTEEEVSRVAAAIRSFFEG comes from the coding sequence ATGACTGAGACAACTGCGATCCAAATCCCGGCTGATGATTTGAAGCGGCAATATCAACAGATCAAGGATGAGATACGGGCTGCGATAGATGCCGTGCTTCCCACCGGAAAATACACTTTGGGTCCATTTCTGGAGGCTTTTGAGCGCGAGTTCGCTCAGTACTGTGGGACCAAGTACTGTGTGGGTATCTCCAATGGCACAGAGGCATTGCACCTGGCTTTGGCTGCCTGCGGCATCGGTTCTGGAGATGAAGTCATCACGGTAGCGAACACCTATGTGGCCACAGCGTTCGCCATTTCTTATGTGGGTGCCACGCCAGTCTTTGTGGACATAGATCCAGTCTCTTATAACATGGATGTGTCGAAGGTGGAGCAAGCGATTACGCCTCGCACCAAGGCCGTCATACCTGTGCACCTTTATGGACAGCCAGTGGATATGGATCCCCTGCTGGAGATTGCGCGCAAGCACAAGTTATGGGTGATCGAGGATGCGGCGCACAGCCACGGCGCCACGTATAAGGGGCGCAAGACGGGCTCCTTGGGCGATATCGGTTGTTTCAGTTTCTATCCCGCGAAGAACCTGGGCTGCTACGGCGATGGCGGTGGCATCACGCTGAACGATGACGAACTGTATGACAAGATCAAAGTGCTGCGCTACATGGGGCAGCACGTCAAGCATGTCCATGAGGTGATCGGCTTTCAGCAGCGACTCGACCCCATACAGGCAGCGATCCTCAGCGTGAAACTGCGCCACCTGGATGAATGGAACCGCAAGCGCCAGCAATGGGCAGCACTGTATGATGAACTGCTAGCTGATTTGCCCGTGGTAACTCCCAAGGTCAGCGATTTCGGCACGCATGTCTATTACATGTATACCATTCGCACGCCGCAGCGTGATCAATTGATGGAGTATCTGGCGCAACAAGGCATTGGTACGCAGATCATCTATGGCACGCCAGTGCCCATGCAACCGGCGTACCGCTTCCTTGGCTACAAGGAAAGCGATATCCCCATTGCTGCGCAGTATGCGAAAGAGTATTTATGCTTGCCCATGTTCCCCGAACTGACTGAAGAGGAAGTAAGCCGAGTGGCCGCTGCCATCCGTAGTTTCTTCGAGGGCTGA
- a CDS encoding iron-containing alcohol dehydrogenase has translation MTTRTKLVVWGGSAIATPELVDALRNSLQPGEAMDVVLVGRTAEKLQLVGELCCKLAVSCQADLRVSYTTDLEAALEGADYILNQVRVGGLQGRAFDESFPRALGLPGEETVGPGGFSSALRTIPAVLKLVRVAEKLAPRALILNLTNPSSLVQYAIRCYSAMPVLGTCDAPVSLTQMIAKVLELPDAELEFDYVGMHHAGWVTGVRHRGRDVMPLVLERADRLTKLEIDPQLIRAIGAVPSPYFRYYFHPDRMLAKTVGRPTRAEELMTIQTAMETLYARPDAHERPDIYSRRGANWYKMIVVPVLLSLMRDSRQVFIVDIDNNGTIPWLPPEGIIEVPCIVGASGAHALTVGAVPLDVQAFLQRNCAYEMLAVQAIVEGSYEKALRALLLNPLIRDAGQARAVLEKVWPDAPKPHFVIERKPSAAEEPLLFPTLVFGRRLLEKMPLEGLSYLVVTMEEPWQLAAKHMPQPPEAVLFVRDMEWDTVEAAERALPTVQRIVGIGGGSALDMAKYVAWKRNQPCYLVPSITSVDAFVTKSVAVREQGNVRYIGFVIPEKVYVDYELIRQGPARLNRAGAGDIICAHTALWDWALAHDQRDEAYDEQIAAQMQSWLNRLEDEATEVRRVTNKGIRFIVEAFAEISKLCRRFGSSRPQEASEHIFAYNVESITRRHFIHGELVALGTLVMAVLQENNADWVQRQLERLGILYQPADLGITREEFEQALRTLPAYARATNRRFSVVHVRPIDEAFVQQMSKRLRFP, from the coding sequence ATGACAACGCGGACAAAACTTGTCGTCTGGGGTGGAAGTGCCATTGCCACACCAGAGTTAGTGGATGCATTGCGGAACTCTCTGCAGCCTGGAGAGGCCATGGATGTGGTGCTGGTCGGACGCACGGCTGAAAAGCTCCAGTTGGTAGGCGAGTTGTGCTGTAAACTGGCTGTGTCCTGCCAGGCAGATCTACGCGTGTCTTACACGACAGACTTAGAGGCGGCTCTGGAGGGTGCCGACTATATCCTGAACCAGGTCCGCGTGGGAGGGCTGCAGGGGCGCGCTTTTGATGAATCGTTTCCCCGTGCCTTGGGCTTGCCCGGCGAGGAGACGGTAGGGCCAGGCGGGTTTTCCAGCGCATTGCGCACCATCCCCGCAGTGCTGAAACTAGTTCGTGTTGCAGAAAAACTAGCTCCTCGGGCACTGATCCTCAACCTGACCAATCCCAGCAGCCTGGTGCAGTATGCCATCCGATGCTACAGCGCCATGCCTGTCCTCGGTACCTGCGATGCACCTGTTTCGTTGACGCAGATGATCGCCAAGGTTTTGGAATTGCCCGACGCGGAATTGGAATTCGATTACGTAGGAATGCATCATGCTGGCTGGGTAACGGGTGTGCGCCATCGAGGCCGCGATGTCATGCCTCTGGTTTTGGAACGGGCTGATCGGCTGACAAAGCTGGAGATAGACCCACAACTCATTCGCGCCATTGGTGCGGTTCCTTCACCATATTTCCGCTATTACTTCCATCCAGATCGCATGCTGGCCAAGACCGTAGGGCGGCCAACACGGGCAGAAGAGTTGATGACTATTCAGACTGCTATGGAGACACTATATGCCCGACCGGATGCCCATGAGCGGCCAGATATCTATAGCAGGCGTGGGGCTAACTGGTACAAGATGATCGTGGTACCGGTGCTGCTGAGCTTGATGCGCGACAGTCGTCAGGTTTTCATCGTCGACATAGACAACAATGGCACGATTCCCTGGCTTCCTCCTGAGGGCATCATCGAAGTACCGTGTATCGTAGGCGCCTCTGGTGCCCATGCGCTCACGGTTGGGGCGGTGCCCCTTGACGTGCAAGCTTTCCTGCAGCGCAACTGCGCCTACGAGATGCTAGCGGTGCAGGCGATTGTGGAAGGCTCGTACGAGAAGGCATTGCGTGCTTTGCTGCTGAATCCCTTGATCCGCGATGCAGGCCAAGCACGGGCTGTGCTGGAGAAGGTATGGCCGGATGCCCCCAAACCCCACTTCGTGATCGAGCGCAAGCCTTCAGCCGCAGAGGAACCACTGTTGTTTCCCACGCTTGTCTTCGGCAGGCGCTTGTTGGAGAAAATGCCACTCGAAGGCTTGTCGTATCTGGTGGTAACGATGGAAGAACCGTGGCAGTTGGCGGCAAAGCACATGCCACAACCGCCAGAGGCGGTGCTCTTTGTGCGCGATATGGAATGGGATACGGTGGAGGCTGCTGAGCGTGCCCTGCCAACGGTACAGCGCATCGTGGGCATCGGCGGAGGCTCGGCTCTGGATATGGCGAAGTATGTGGCTTGGAAGCGCAACCAGCCTTGTTATCTGGTGCCTTCGATTACTTCGGTGGATGCCTTTGTCACCAAGAGCGTGGCCGTCCGGGAACAAGGCAACGTGCGTTACATCGGCTTTGTTATTCCAGAGAAGGTCTATGTAGATTATGAGCTCATTCGCCAGGGCCCAGCGCGCTTGAACCGTGCTGGTGCAGGGGATATTATCTGCGCTCACACTGCCCTGTGGGATTGGGCGCTGGCTCACGACCAGCGCGATGAAGCATACGACGAGCAAATTGCGGCACAGATGCAGAGCTGGCTGAACAGGTTGGAGGATGAGGCCACAGAGGTCCGCAGGGTTACGAATAAGGGCATCCGCTTCATCGTGGAGGCATTCGCCGAGATTAGTAAACTTTGCCGGCGCTTTGGCTCCAGCCGGCCGCAGGAAGCCTCGGAGCATATTTTTGCCTACAATGTGGAATCCATCACACGGCGCCACTTCATCCATGGCGAATTGGTTGCGCTGGGCACGTTGGTGATGGCCGTCCTGCAGGAAAATAACGCGGATTGGGTGCAGCGACAACTGGAACGATTGGGTATTCTGTACCAGCCAGCCGATTTGGGCATTACGCGTGAGGAGTTTGAGCAAGCGTTGCGCACCCTGCCTGCTTATGCACGAGCCACCAACCGGCGCTTTTCCGTTGTCCATGTGCGGCCGATTGACGAGGCGTTTGTGCAGCAAATGAGCAAGCGATTGCGCTTTCCATAA
- a CDS encoding alcohol dehydrogenase catalytic domain-containing protein — translation MKAALLTALERLEVCEVETPTAGPGDVVVQVKACGVCGSDLRTFRYGHAHVTFPAILGHEFAGMVTEVGEGVQGLRPGDHVVTSPAVPCGYCLECIAGRYNRCDNLLAIGEDLPGGFAQYVRLPAQTVSRGGVLPMPPALSFEAATLIEPLSCVLNGQDLVNVGVGDTVVVIGLGTIGCMHVVMARLRGARCMIGVEKSLTRLEVAQRFHADLYIHSEEQDPVAVVLEATSGRGAEVVIVACPSHEAQQQALAMAAKGGRVSLFGGLPKDSPEALLNTNLIHYREIMVVGAFGATFPTLRKAAELTANGAIPVDLFISGRFPLERISEAFDVAAQAHSLRVIVLP, via the coding sequence ATGAAGGCAGCATTATTGACCGCTTTGGAGCGATTGGAGGTATGTGAGGTCGAGACTCCTACTGCAGGCCCTGGCGATGTTGTGGTGCAGGTGAAGGCCTGTGGCGTGTGTGGCTCCGACCTCCGCACTTTTCGTTATGGCCATGCGCATGTGACGTTCCCCGCCATACTTGGCCACGAGTTTGCGGGCATGGTCACGGAAGTGGGGGAGGGAGTACAAGGCTTGCGTCCTGGGGACCATGTAGTAACCAGCCCAGCGGTGCCCTGTGGCTACTGTCTGGAATGCATTGCAGGACGATACAATCGCTGCGACAACCTGCTCGCCATAGGCGAAGACCTACCGGGTGGCTTTGCGCAGTATGTCCGCCTGCCAGCGCAGACCGTGTCGCGTGGCGGGGTATTGCCTATGCCGCCTGCGCTGTCGTTTGAAGCGGCAACTCTAATAGAACCTCTCTCCTGTGTGCTCAATGGGCAGGACTTGGTCAATGTGGGTGTTGGGGACACGGTGGTGGTCATTGGACTGGGCACGATAGGCTGCATGCATGTGGTCATGGCGCGCCTGCGCGGCGCTCGGTGCATGATAGGAGTGGAGAAATCTCTTACACGGCTGGAAGTGGCGCAGCGTTTTCATGCTGACCTTTATATCCATTCGGAGGAGCAAGATCCGGTGGCTGTGGTTCTGGAAGCGACCAGTGGTCGCGGAGCGGAAGTGGTCATTGTTGCATGCCCCAGTCACGAGGCGCAGCAACAAGCGCTGGCTATGGCGGCAAAAGGCGGGAGGGTCAGCCTGTTTGGTGGGTTGCCGAAAGACAGCCCAGAAGCACTGCTAAACACGAACCTCATCCACTATCGCGAAATCATGGTTGTCGGCGCCTTCGGAGCCACCTTTCCTACGTTGCGCAAAGCGGCCGAACTGACTGCCAATGGGGCCATCCCTGTGGACTTGTTCATTTCGGGTCGCTTCCCGTTGGAAAGGATCTCGGAAGCCTTTGATGTGGCTGCCCAGGCGCATAGCCTGCGCGTGATCGTCCTCCCTTGA
- a CDS encoding HAD family phosphatase → MTQSIKALIFDMGGVLLRTESLEPRQRLAAKLGLSLEQLYKLVFESEEDRLVQLGIITPEERWQRIAPQLGLNNEEIAEFRREMFAGDVLDMELVNYIRSMRGRYKTALLSNAPARLEAMIHNEWHIADCFDVIVISALVKMMKPDPAIYRFTLNQLQVAPQEAVFIDDIRENVEAAAALGMHAIQFTTRDAALKELEDLLQTVEAKACCKDKGNG, encoded by the coding sequence TTGACACAATCCATCAAAGCGCTCATCTTTGACATGGGAGGGGTGCTGCTTCGCACCGAATCATTAGAGCCTCGCCAGCGATTGGCTGCCAAGCTCGGTCTGTCCTTGGAACAACTCTACAAGCTCGTTTTCGAGAGTGAGGAAGACCGCTTGGTTCAACTAGGCATCATTACTCCCGAAGAACGCTGGCAGCGCATTGCGCCGCAATTAGGACTTAACAATGAGGAAATAGCCGAGTTCCGTCGCGAGATGTTCGCTGGCGATGTGTTGGATATGGAGCTGGTCAACTACATCCGAAGTATGCGCGGACGTTACAAGACCGCTTTGCTCAGCAACGCTCCCGCCCGGCTGGAAGCGATGATTCACAACGAGTGGCATATCGCGGATTGCTTTGACGTAATCGTCATCTCCGCATTGGTGAAGATGATGAAGCCAGACCCGGCCATCTACCGCTTCACACTGAACCAGTTGCAGGTTGCCCCACAGGAAGCAGTGTTCATTGACGATATACGGGAGAATGTGGAAGCAGCAGCAGCGTTGGGCATGCACGCTATCCAATTCACGACACGCGACGCTGCGTTAAAAGAATTAGAAGACCTCCTTCAAACGGTGGAGGCCAAAGCATGCTGTAAGGACAAGGGCAATGGCTGA